The Kitasatospora sp. NBC_00374 genome has a segment encoding these proteins:
- a CDS encoding FtsW/RodA/SpoVE family cell cycle protein — MSTFDLSRNNSGTEPGRRRATTTITPQGTPNRRNTELVMLAFAVLVPMAAYANVGLALDKRLPAGMLEYGLGMGALALVAHLVMRRFAPYADPLLLPLATLLNGLGLVMIWRLDKAGSLLAANFPAAANQLMWSGLGIALFIGVMLLLKDHRILQRYTYISMVVALVLLAAPAFFPARDGDFGAKIWIHIGSFSIQPGEFAKIILTVFFAGFLMVKRDALALASRRFMGLYLPRGRDLGPIIVVWLLSILILVFETDLGSSFLFFGLFVVMLYVATERTSWIVFGLVMSVGGATVVATAEPHVRTRINSWLDPMAAFQEPPPKGTSEQIGQTLMSFGTGGVTGTGLGQGRSWLIQFAAKSDFILGSFGEELGLTGMMAVFVLYGLIVQRGLRTAVAARDPFGKLLAVGLSSAFALQVFVVAGGVTGLIPLTGMTMPFLAQGGSSVVANWALIAILLKISDTARRPAAEPATEPAPGPEPTRP, encoded by the coding sequence GTGAGCACCTTTGACCTGAGCAGGAACAACAGCGGTACCGAACCGGGCCGACGGCGGGCCACCACCACCATCACCCCGCAGGGCACGCCCAACCGGCGCAACACCGAGCTGGTCATGCTGGCCTTCGCGGTGCTGGTGCCGATGGCCGCGTACGCCAACGTCGGCCTCGCGCTCGACAAGCGGCTGCCCGCCGGCATGCTCGAGTACGGCCTCGGCATGGGCGCCCTCGCGCTCGTCGCCCACCTGGTGATGCGCCGCTTCGCGCCGTACGCCGACCCCCTGCTGCTGCCGCTGGCGACGCTGCTGAACGGCCTCGGGCTGGTGATGATCTGGCGGCTGGACAAGGCCGGCAGCCTGCTGGCCGCCAACTTCCCGGCGGCGGCCAACCAGCTGATGTGGTCCGGCCTCGGCATCGCGCTGTTCATCGGGGTGATGCTGCTGCTCAAGGACCACCGGATCCTCCAGCGGTACACCTACATCTCGATGGTGGTGGCGCTGGTCCTGCTGGCCGCCCCGGCGTTCTTCCCGGCCCGGGACGGGGACTTCGGCGCCAAGATCTGGATCCACATCGGCAGCTTCTCGATCCAGCCCGGCGAGTTCGCCAAGATCATCCTGACGGTGTTCTTCGCCGGCTTCCTGATGGTCAAGCGGGACGCCCTGGCGCTGGCCAGCCGGCGTTTCATGGGCCTGTACCTGCCGCGCGGACGCGACCTCGGGCCGATCATCGTGGTCTGGCTGCTGTCGATCCTGATCCTCGTCTTCGAGACCGACCTCGGCTCCTCGTTCCTGTTCTTCGGCCTGTTCGTGGTGATGCTCTACGTCGCCACCGAGCGGACCAGCTGGATCGTCTTCGGTCTGGTGATGTCGGTCGGCGGCGCGACCGTGGTGGCCACCGCCGAGCCGCACGTCAGGACCCGCATCAACTCCTGGCTCGACCCGATGGCCGCCTTCCAGGAGCCGCCGCCCAAGGGCACCAGCGAGCAGATCGGCCAGACCCTGATGTCCTTCGGGACCGGCGGGGTCACCGGCACGGGCCTCGGCCAGGGCCGCTCCTGGCTGATCCAGTTCGCCGCCAAGAGCGACTTCATCCTCGGCTCGTTCGGCGAGGAGCTCGGACTGACCGGCATGATGGCGGTCTTCGTGCTGTACGGGCTGATCGTGCAGCGCGGTCTGCGCACCGCCGTCGCCGCTCGCGACCCGTTCGGCAAGCTGCTCGCGGTCGGTCTGTCCTCGGCGTTCGCCCTGCAGGTCTTCGTGGTGGCCGGCGGTGTCACCGGCCTGATCCCGCTGACCGGTATGACCATGCCGTTCCTGGCCCAGGGCGGATCCTCGGTGGTCGCCAACTGGGCGCTGATCGCCATCCTGCTGAAGATCAGCGACACCGCGCGCCGCCCCGCCGCCGAACCGGCCACCGAGCCGGCCCCCGGCCCGGAACCGACCCGGCCCTGA
- a CDS encoding PP2C family serine/threonine-protein phosphatase, producing MSLVLRFAAGSHKGLIREGNEDSGYAGPRLLAVADGMGGAAAGEVASSEVLGSIVRLDEDVPGADLLTLLNDAVQTANDRLRQMVEEDPQLEGMGCTLTAMLWTGQRMGLVHIGDSRAYLLRDGSLSQITQDHTWVQRLVDEGRITPEEAETHPQRSLLMRALDGRGQVEPDLSIREVRAGDRYLICSDGLSGPVSHQTLEETLGSFYAPQQTVQALIELALRGGGPDNITCIVADVIDVGATDTLSGQLADFPVVVGAVAEAQPHQSTDPNLLNTPAGRAAGLGRPQPPQGAFGPASGYDGQAPGFGPAEGYDDGSYGEAGEGGYGEPYGAYEDAEEDGYEGEGRGRRRRRRRGLKISIAVATTLGLLGAGAWFGYRWTQDQYYVGADGESVAVYQGINQNLAGLNLSSVHQKYGDIELKFLPTYQRTQVSKTIQAKSLGDAEDQVKRLGEQTAVCKKVAAGAKPAVPPTTTDPATTDSTTPGGTAPLTEQEQRLATSCPTQ from the coding sequence ATGAGTCTCGTGCTGCGCTTCGCCGCCGGGTCCCACAAGGGCTTGATCCGCGAGGGGAACGAGGACTCCGGCTACGCCGGGCCCCGCCTCCTCGCCGTGGCCGACGGCATGGGCGGTGCGGCAGCCGGTGAGGTCGCCTCCTCCGAGGTCCTCGGCTCCATCGTCCGGCTGGACGAGGACGTGCCCGGTGCCGACCTGCTCACCCTGCTGAACGACGCGGTGCAGACCGCCAACGACCGGCTCCGGCAGATGGTCGAGGAGGACCCGCAGCTCGAGGGCATGGGCTGCACCCTCACCGCGATGCTGTGGACCGGCCAGCGGATGGGCCTGGTGCACATCGGCGACTCCCGCGCGTACCTGCTGCGGGACGGCTCGCTCAGCCAGATCACCCAGGACCACACCTGGGTGCAGCGGCTGGTGGACGAGGGCCGGATCACCCCGGAGGAGGCCGAGACCCACCCCCAGCGCTCGCTGCTGATGCGCGCGCTGGACGGCCGCGGCCAGGTCGAGCCCGATCTGTCGATCCGCGAGGTCCGGGCCGGCGACCGCTACCTGATCTGCTCCGACGGCCTGTCCGGGCCGGTCAGCCACCAGACCCTGGAGGAGACGCTCGGGAGCTTCTACGCCCCGCAGCAGACCGTCCAGGCCCTGATCGAGCTGGCCCTGCGCGGCGGCGGCCCCGACAACATCACCTGCATCGTCGCGGACGTCATCGACGTCGGCGCCACCGACACCCTGAGCGGCCAGCTGGCCGACTTCCCGGTGGTGGTCGGCGCGGTCGCCGAGGCGCAGCCGCACCAGTCCACCGACCCGAACCTGCTGAACACCCCGGCCGGTCGCGCCGCCGGCCTCGGCCGTCCGCAGCCGCCGCAGGGCGCCTTCGGCCCCGCCAGCGGCTACGACGGCCAGGCACCCGGCTTCGGCCCCGCCGAGGGGTACGACGACGGGAGCTACGGCGAGGCCGGCGAGGGCGGCTACGGGGAGCCGTACGGCGCGTACGAGGACGCCGAGGAGGACGGCTACGAGGGCGAGGGGCGTGGGCGCCGTCGTCGGCGGCGCCGCGGCCTCAAGATCTCGATCGCCGTGGCCACCACCCTCGGTCTGCTGGGCGCCGGCGCCTGGTTCGGCTACCGGTGGACCCAGGACCAGTACTACGTCGGCGCCGACGGGGAGTCCGTCGCGGTCTACCAGGGCATCAACCAGAACCTGGCCGGCCTGAACCTCTCCTCGGTGCACCAGAAGTACGGCGACATCGAGCTCAAGTTCCTGCCGACGTACCAGCGCACCCAGGTCTCCAAGACGATCCAGGCCAAGAGCCTGGGCGACGCCGAGGACCAGGTGAAGCGACTCGGAGAGCAGACCGCGGTCTGCAAGAAGGTCGCCGCCGGCGCCAAGCCGGCCGTCCCCCCGACCACCACCGACCCTGCCACCACCGACTCGACCACTCCGGGGGGTACCGCGCCCCTCACCGAGCAGGAGCAGCGCCTGGCCACCTCCTGCCCGACCCAGTAG
- a CDS encoding FHA domain-containing protein: MSDLTLTVMRLGFLAVLWLFVIVAVQVIRSDLFGTKVNPRSARRAAAAPAGAPNRPQQSQQTATQAQPRQRRGAPTHLVVVQGSLAGTTVALQGQTITLGRAHDSTIVLDDDYASSRHARIYPDQTGQWTVEDLGSTNGTYLDRQRLTTPQPLQPGMPIRIGRTVIELRK, translated from the coding sequence ATGTCAGATCTGACCCTGACGGTCATGCGGCTGGGCTTCCTTGCCGTGCTGTGGCTGTTCGTCATCGTCGCGGTGCAGGTCATCCGCAGCGATCTGTTCGGCACCAAGGTCAATCCGCGCTCCGCGCGGCGGGCCGCCGCCGCCCCGGCGGGTGCCCCGAACAGGCCGCAGCAGAGCCAGCAGACCGCCACCCAGGCGCAGCCGCGCCAGCGCCGCGGCGCCCCCACCCACCTGGTCGTGGTGCAGGGCTCACTGGCCGGCACCACCGTGGCCCTGCAGGGCCAGACCATCACCCTGGGCCGCGCGCACGACTCCACGATCGTGCTCGACGACGACTACGCGTCCTCCCGGCATGCCAGGATCTACCCCGATCAGACTGGGCAGTGGACGGTCGAGGATCTAGGCTCCACCAACGGCACCTATCTGGACCGGCAGCGGCTGACCACGCCGCAGCCGCTCCAGCCCGGGATGCCGATCCGTATCGGCCGGACCGTCATCGAGCTGCGGAAGTAG
- a CDS encoding FhaA domain-containing protein, with protein MGVLKKFEQRLEGLVNGTFAKVFKSEVQPVEIAGALQRECDNNATIWNRDRTVVPNDFIVELSPHDHERLSPYAGQLGKELAGMVREYAEAQRYSFMGPLQVSLEKADDLDTGLYRVRSRTLAAEEPQQQAAPPQSPQGYGRPPTPPAPGAPWQQPGAAPYGTPAPYGTPAPYGTPAPPAAPPAMPPAPPAMGGGNVRPFPGAGHSGANTRRWIEVNGNRHQITGNALVLGRSTEADVRIDDPGVSRKHAEIRPGTPAMVLDLGSTNGIVVDGQHTQRATLRDGSRIVLGSTTIVYRQVEG; from the coding sequence GTGGGAGTCCTGAAGAAGTTCGAGCAGCGGCTCGAGGGTCTCGTGAACGGCACCTTCGCCAAGGTGTTCAAGTCCGAGGTCCAGCCGGTGGAGATCGCCGGCGCGCTCCAGCGTGAGTGCGACAACAATGCGACCATCTGGAACCGCGACCGAACCGTCGTGCCCAACGACTTCATCGTCGAGCTCAGCCCGCACGACCACGAGCGGCTCAGCCCGTACGCCGGACAGCTCGGCAAGGAGCTGGCCGGCATGGTTCGCGAGTACGCCGAGGCCCAGCGCTACAGCTTCATGGGCCCGCTCCAGGTGAGCCTTGAGAAGGCCGACGACCTGGACACCGGCCTGTACCGGGTGCGCAGCCGCACCCTGGCCGCCGAGGAACCGCAGCAGCAGGCGGCCCCGCCGCAGAGCCCGCAGGGCTACGGCCGGCCGCCGACCCCGCCGGCCCCCGGCGCACCGTGGCAGCAGCCCGGCGCGGCCCCGTACGGCACGCCGGCCCCGTACGGCACGCCGGCCCCGTACGGCACGCCGGCCCCGCCGGCCGCTCCGCCCGCGATGCCTCCGGCACCGCCCGCGATGGGCGGCGGCAACGTGCGCCCGTTCCCCGGCGCGGGCCACAGCGGCGCCAACACCCGCCGCTGGATCGAGGTCAACGGCAACCGGCACCAGATCACCGGGAACGCCCTGGTACTGGGCCGCTCGACCGAGGCCGACGTGCGGATCGACGACCCCGGAGTGTCCCGCAAGCATGCCGAGATCCGGCCCGGGACACCCGCGATGGTGCTCGACCTCGGCTCGACCAACGGCATCGTGGTGGACGGACAGCACACCCAGCGCGCTACGCTCCGCGACGGCTCCCGAATCGTTCTGGGGTCCACCACCATCGTCTACCGACAGGTCGAAGGGTAG
- a CDS encoding histidine kinase, translating into MAAAGRSLPAWATGRRAALLVPMVPAAVDAVLVGKGSTWWEVVLSAIAVLALLLRLRFPVLTLMLTLPGAYFEYIWIAPMTALYSVAAHRANVRVTAFWATLFALVEYFHWPIVDEMFELGRDTALNAIESAMLAAGPAALGLLARTRRELAERIVQLTEGQQRESRLLAERVLGSERARLAREMHDVVSHQVSLISIQAGALQVSTADPVAKETARTIRELSVRTLEELRQMVGVLRAASARRDEPLAPQPRLADLPRLIEGSGLPVTTALAPGPRAWPEAVERAAYRTVQEALTNIRKHAPGAEVSVSLDSHGARLLVEVHNGPPPLGPGSALPDHLPGGGHGLVGLRERAQLLGGTLTADPAPDGGFTVRAELPAAE; encoded by the coding sequence ATGGCCGCCGCAGGCAGATCCCTGCCCGCCTGGGCCACCGGCCGACGGGCCGCCCTGCTGGTACCGATGGTGCCGGCCGCCGTCGACGCGGTCCTGGTCGGCAAGGGCAGCACCTGGTGGGAGGTGGTGCTCTCGGCGATCGCCGTGCTCGCCCTGCTGCTGCGCCTGCGCTTCCCGGTGCTGACGCTGATGCTCACCCTCCCCGGCGCCTACTTCGAGTACATCTGGATCGCCCCGATGACGGCGCTCTACTCGGTCGCCGCACACCGCGCGAACGTGCGGGTCACCGCCTTCTGGGCCACCCTGTTCGCCCTGGTCGAGTACTTCCACTGGCCCATCGTCGACGAGATGTTCGAGCTGGGCCGGGACACCGCGCTGAACGCCATCGAGAGCGCCATGCTCGCCGCCGGGCCCGCCGCACTCGGGCTGCTCGCCCGCACCAGGCGTGAACTCGCCGAACGCATCGTCCAGTTGACCGAGGGCCAGCAGCGGGAGAGCCGGCTGCTGGCCGAGCGGGTGCTCGGCTCGGAGCGCGCCCGGCTGGCCCGTGAGATGCACGACGTGGTCTCGCACCAGGTCAGCCTGATCTCCATTCAGGCCGGTGCGCTCCAGGTCTCCACCGCCGACCCGGTCGCCAAGGAGACCGCCAGGACCATCCGTGAGCTGTCCGTGCGCACCCTGGAGGAACTGCGCCAGATGGTCGGCGTGCTCCGGGCCGCGAGCGCCCGGCGGGACGAGCCGCTCGCCCCGCAGCCCCGGCTGGCCGACCTGCCGCGCCTGATCGAGGGCAGCGGGCTGCCCGTCACCACCGCCCTCGCCCCGGGCCCCCGGGCCTGGCCGGAAGCCGTGGAGCGGGCCGCGTACCGCACGGTCCAGGAGGCGCTCACCAACATCCGCAAGCACGCCCCCGGTGCCGAGGTCAGCGTCAGCCTCGACTCCCACGGCGCCCGGCTGCTGGTCGAGGTGCACAACGGACCTCCCCCGCTCGGCCCCGGCAGCGCCCTGCCCGACCATCTGCCCGGTGGCGGCCACGGCCTGGTCGGCCTGCGCGAACGCGCCCAGCTGCTCGGCGGCACCCTGACCGCCGACCCCGCCCCGGACGGCGGCTTCACCGTCCGCGCCGAACTCCCCGCCGCCGAGTAG
- a CDS encoding response regulator, with protein sequence MSTIRVLIVDDEVLVRSGLGLIVGSAPDLEVVGSCSGGQAEEQVTALAPQVVLLDIRMPDLDGITVLRRLRALPDPPAVAMLTTFDTDEYIGTALRTGAAGFLLKDTAPDQLVHAVRVLAAGGSVLSPTVTQSVINGYVEGGAPDTEAAGLARQLTGRELDVLALLGEGLSNAEIADRLFLGTGTVKDHISAILGKLGAANRVQAAVIAHRAGLVRAPGQPG encoded by the coding sequence ATGTCGACCATCCGCGTCCTGATCGTGGACGACGAGGTGCTGGTCCGCTCCGGTCTCGGCCTGATCGTCGGCTCGGCCCCGGACTTGGAGGTGGTCGGCAGCTGCTCGGGCGGCCAGGCCGAGGAGCAGGTCACCGCGCTCGCCCCGCAGGTCGTGCTGCTCGACATCCGGATGCCCGACCTGGACGGGATCACCGTGCTGCGCCGACTGCGCGCCCTGCCCGACCCGCCGGCCGTCGCCATGCTCACCACCTTCGACACCGACGAGTACATCGGCACCGCGCTGCGGACCGGGGCGGCCGGCTTCCTGCTCAAGGACACCGCCCCCGACCAGCTGGTGCACGCCGTCCGGGTGCTGGCCGCCGGCGGCAGCGTGCTCTCCCCCACCGTCACCCAGAGCGTGATCAACGGCTACGTGGAGGGCGGCGCCCCCGACACCGAGGCGGCCGGCCTCGCCCGTCAGCTCACCGGCCGCGAGCTCGACGTCCTCGCCCTGCTCGGCGAGGGCCTGTCCAACGCCGAGATCGCCGACCGGTTGTTCCTCGGCACCGGCACCGTCAAGGACCACATCAGCGCCATCCTCGGCAAGCTCGGCGCGGCCAACCGCGTCCAGGCCGCCGTGATCGCCCACCGGGCCGGGCTGGTCCGCGCGCCCGGGCAGCCCGGCTGA
- a CDS encoding phosphatidylglycerol lysyltransferase domain-containing protein: protein MAPWRGRGAAATVWYLRLMALLNLVAVLAVPFREQVRTHNEGEYFTPYLVTAGLSTVVLSMFLAVAMRRRKRAAWIFNTALAGLFFVAYLVLMLVPGGHFADHPLNYFSTVTTGLFVVALLLGRREFTSKGDRSNPKTAVATFLAGLLFGGGVGSVLVAATNTIPGADFGDRFVYSIARMVTVTPSEHVAGVISVPTWVNAFINAMSAVLFLLVLYVAFRSPRGQELLSAEDEARLRGLLDRQGERDSLGYFALRRDKAVVFSPSGKAAVAYRVLGGVSLASGDPIGDPEAWPGAIEAWLGEAREHAWVPAVMGASEEAGVIYARHGLDALELGDEAIVELDEFSLDGRAMRVVRQAYNRVKRAGYTVRIRRHEDIPEAEMASLVERADHWRDGATERGFSMALGRLGDPDDGRCVMLECHDGDGELRALLSFVPWGRDGLSLDLMRRDRDSENGLMEFMVIELLQRAAEVGLARVSLNFAMFRSVFERGSKLGAGPVLRLWRSVLGFFSRWWQIESLYRANAKYRPIWEPRYLLFEKSSEIPRIGIASARAEGFITVPSLPALFRRRHVGAAAAAAAPKA from the coding sequence ATGGCACCGTGGCGCGGCCGCGGCGCCGCGGCGACGGTCTGGTACCTGCGACTGATGGCCCTGCTCAACCTGGTGGCGGTGCTCGCGGTGCCGTTCCGCGAGCAGGTGCGCACCCACAACGAGGGCGAGTACTTCACGCCCTATCTGGTGACGGCGGGTCTGAGCACGGTGGTGCTCTCGATGTTCCTGGCGGTGGCGATGCGGCGGCGCAAGCGGGCCGCCTGGATCTTCAACACCGCGCTGGCCGGGCTGTTCTTCGTGGCGTACCTGGTGCTGATGCTGGTCCCCGGCGGGCACTTCGCCGACCACCCGCTGAACTACTTCTCCACGGTGACCACCGGTCTGTTCGTGGTGGCCCTGCTGCTCGGCCGGCGGGAATTCACCTCCAAGGGCGACCGCTCGAATCCGAAGACGGCGGTGGCGACCTTCCTCGCCGGCCTGCTGTTCGGCGGCGGCGTCGGTTCGGTGCTGGTGGCGGCCACCAACACGATTCCGGGCGCCGACTTCGGCGACCGTTTCGTCTACTCGATCGCCCGGATGGTCACCGTCACCCCGTCCGAGCACGTGGCCGGTGTGATCTCCGTGCCGACCTGGGTGAACGCCTTCATCAACGCGATGAGCGCGGTGCTCTTCCTGCTGGTGCTGTACGTGGCGTTCCGCAGCCCGCGCGGCCAGGAGCTGCTGAGCGCCGAGGACGAGGCCCGGCTGCGGGGCCTGTTGGACCGTCAGGGCGAGCGGGACTCGCTGGGGTACTTCGCGCTGCGCCGGGACAAGGCGGTGGTGTTCTCGCCGAGCGGCAAGGCGGCGGTCGCCTACCGGGTGCTGGGCGGGGTCTCGCTGGCCTCGGGCGATCCGATCGGCGACCCGGAGGCCTGGCCGGGGGCGATCGAGGCCTGGCTGGGGGAGGCCCGGGAGCACGCCTGGGTGCCGGCGGTGATGGGTGCCTCCGAGGAGGCCGGGGTGATCTACGCCCGGCACGGGCTGGACGCGCTGGAGCTGGGCGACGAGGCGATCGTCGAGTTGGACGAGTTTTCGCTGGACGGCCGCGCGATGCGGGTGGTCCGGCAGGCGTACAACCGGGTGAAGCGGGCCGGGTACACCGTCCGGATCCGGCGGCACGAGGACATTCCCGAGGCGGAGATGGCCTCGCTGGTGGAGCGGGCCGACCACTGGCGCGACGGTGCCACCGAGCGGGGCTTCTCGATGGCGCTGGGCCGCCTCGGCGACCCGGACGACGGGCGCTGCGTGATGCTGGAGTGCCATGACGGCGACGGTGAGCTGCGGGCGCTGCTGAGCTTCGTGCCGTGGGGGCGCGACGGTCTCTCCCTGGATCTGATGCGCCGCGACCGGGACAGCGAGAACGGCCTGATGGAATTCATGGTGATCGAGCTGCTGCAACGGGCCGCGGAGGTCGGGCTGGCCCGGGTGTCGTTGAACTTCGCGATGTTCCGGTCGGTATTCGAGCGGGGCTCGAAGCTCGGTGCCGGCCCGGTTCTGCGGTTGTGGCGTTCGGTGCTGGGATTCTTCTCCCGCTGGTGGCAGATCGAGTCCCTCTATCGGGCCAATGCGAAGTATCGCCCGATCTGGGAGCCCCGCTATCTGCTGTTCGAGAAGAGCAGTGAGATCCCGCGTATCGGAATCGCGAGTGCGCGGGCCGAGGGCTTCATCACCGTTCCGAGCCTCCCCGCGCTGTTCCGTCGTCGGCATGTCGGGGCGGCGGCCGCGGCCGCAGCTCCGAAGGCGTAG
- a CDS encoding SpoIIE family protein phosphatase, whose protein sequence is MVDEPNSTPNPGAEPPLPSGGPAATGAHPAGVVALLRVASVLVDPDGRIAQWDRAAEELFGHRAEVACGRNAIGLLPAVEPRPETAGPHPSATGRRCDAFATLDDLTQLDTPWAGAMAVSDREDRLRDILWWAYPLIEPGGRGLLVLATDARPLRTTGLRIALGERLLPYAAAPTAPGRPLRVAAAFAPGAAQGAAALESLLPKGSAERRQRLLAQLVTAGLPALWVDSATLLPVMPYQASVTGTARLAAGIGRRYPTPQQRAAQPRATRRPPEPDRPGVGRATAAEPAGPTGDGAPDGTTAPGPNGRRILGLQDATGDDGGRALGSTIPGQRDAVGTGDDTDPGGPTIEPAVNGRLPVRDAELPGRPPTPAEPVDGVEVVRGTPDGDQLALLSEVGGRVGTTLDLDTTARELCDVLVPRVADFACVDLLDGLISDSELPRDRPDDSTMLRRVARVFNAGSGNWNHVLDEGRLLAMPRSTPPGLALQENKPVLVPVITPDVAVEYAASLGGPELVPLVVDRSMLVLPLSARGTVLGILKLLRLADRGPFTKADADTLRELAARAALSLDNARLHRAESKVATTLQRSMIPTRPPKIPGVQVAHRYLPGDPKAEVGGDWFDAIQLPGSRVALVVGDVMGHGLHSAAAMGRFRTAMQTLAALDLPPGQLLRHLDNLAHKLGDDHLATCLYAVYDPINRTCELASAGHVPPVLVHPDGRGELLEIPEGAPIGVGGVPFVAKKITVRDGSMLVLCTDGLVEVRGGDIGEGLAALCGNLIDPKKSPEEACDTVLERLHTDDRKDDVALLVARFDGVPPTEVATWRLTVDQTEVRRARRLVREQLAVWQLTALTDTVELLVSELVTNAVRVARADVQLQLIRVDKLLVEVSDDNHNLPSLEPAESMDENGRGLNLVSKLAERWGTARKAVGKVVWFEMALPRS, encoded by the coding sequence ATGGTGGACGAGCCCAACTCCACACCGAATCCAGGAGCCGAGCCGCCGCTGCCCTCCGGCGGCCCGGCCGCCACCGGCGCCCACCCCGCGGGGGTCGTGGCGCTGCTGCGGGTCGCCTCGGTGCTGGTCGACCCGGACGGCCGGATCGCCCAGTGGGACCGCGCGGCCGAGGAACTGTTCGGACACCGGGCCGAGGTCGCCTGCGGGCGCAACGCGATCGGGCTGCTGCCCGCCGTCGAGCCCCGGCCGGAGACGGCCGGCCCGCACCCCTCCGCCACCGGGCGCCGCTGCGACGCCTTCGCCACCCTCGACGACCTGACCCAGCTGGACACCCCGTGGGCCGGCGCGATGGCGGTCAGCGACCGCGAGGACCGGCTGCGGGACATCCTCTGGTGGGCCTACCCGCTGATCGAACCGGGCGGCCGCGGCCTGCTGGTACTCGCCACCGACGCCCGCCCGCTGCGCACCACCGGGCTGCGGATCGCCCTCGGCGAGCGGCTGCTGCCGTACGCGGCCGCACCCACCGCCCCCGGGCGCCCGCTGCGGGTGGCGGCCGCGTTCGCCCCCGGCGCCGCGCAGGGCGCGGCCGCGCTGGAGTCACTGCTGCCCAAGGGATCCGCCGAGCGCCGGCAGCGGCTGCTCGCCCAGCTGGTCACGGCCGGACTGCCCGCCCTGTGGGTCGACTCGGCCACCCTGCTCCCGGTCATGCCGTACCAGGCCTCGGTCACCGGCACCGCCCGGCTCGCCGCCGGGATCGGCCGCCGCTACCCCACCCCGCAGCAGCGAGCCGCCCAGCCCAGAGCCACCCGCCGGCCGCCCGAACCGGACCGGCCCGGCGTCGGACGCGCCACCGCCGCCGAGCCCGCCGGGCCGACCGGGGACGGCGCCCCCGACGGCACCACCGCCCCCGGACCGAACGGCCGCCGGATCCTCGGACTGCAGGACGCCACGGGCGACGACGGCGGTCGGGCCCTCGGCAGCACCATCCCCGGCCAGCGCGACGCGGTCGGCACCGGCGACGACACCGATCCGGGAGGCCCCACCATCGAGCCCGCAGTCAACGGCCGCCTGCCCGTCCGCGACGCCGAGCTCCCCGGTCGGCCACCCACGCCCGCCGAGCCGGTGGACGGCGTCGAGGTGGTCCGGGGCACCCCGGACGGCGACCAGCTGGCCCTGCTGAGCGAGGTCGGCGGCCGGGTCGGCACCACCCTCGACCTGGACACCACCGCCCGGGAGCTGTGCGACGTCCTGGTCCCCCGGGTCGCCGACTTCGCCTGTGTCGACCTCCTGGACGGACTGATCTCCGACTCCGAGCTGCCCCGCGACCGGCCGGACGACTCCACCATGCTGCGCCGGGTGGCCCGGGTGTTCAACGCCGGCTCCGGGAACTGGAACCACGTCCTGGACGAGGGCCGCCTGCTGGCCATGCCCCGCTCGACCCCGCCGGGCCTCGCCCTGCAGGAGAACAAGCCGGTACTGGTCCCGGTGATCACACCGGACGTCGCGGTCGAGTACGCGGCCTCGCTCGGCGGGCCCGAGCTGGTCCCGCTGGTGGTCGACCGCTCCATGCTGGTGCTGCCGCTGTCCGCCCGCGGCACCGTCCTCGGCATCCTCAAGCTGCTGCGCCTGGCCGACCGCGGCCCCTTCACCAAGGCCGACGCCGACACCCTCAGGGAACTCGCCGCCCGGGCCGCCCTCTCGCTGGACAACGCCCGGCTGCACCGTGCCGAGTCCAAGGTCGCCACCACCCTGCAGCGATCGATGATCCCGACCCGCCCGCCGAAGATCCCCGGTGTCCAGGTGGCCCACCGCTACCTGCCGGGCGACCCGAAGGCCGAGGTCGGCGGCGACTGGTTCGACGCGATCCAGCTGCCCGGCAGCCGGGTCGCCCTGGTGGTCGGCGACGTGATGGGCCACGGCCTGCACTCGGCCGCCGCGATGGGCCGCTTCCGTACCGCCATGCAGACCCTCGCCGCCCTCGACCTGCCGCCCGGCCAGCTGCTGCGCCACCTGGACAACCTGGCCCACAAACTGGGCGACGACCACCTGGCCACCTGCCTGTACGCGGTCTACGACCCGATCAACCGGACCTGCGAGCTGGCCAGTGCCGGCCATGTGCCACCCGTCCTGGTGCACCCGGACGGGCGCGGCGAGCTGCTGGAGATCCCGGAGGGCGCGCCGATCGGCGTCGGCGGGGTGCCGTTCGTGGCCAAGAAGATCACCGTCCGGGACGGCTCGATGCTGGTGCTCTGCACCGACGGGCTGGTCGAGGTCCGGGGCGGCGACATAGGGGAGGGGCTGGCCGCGCTCTGCGGCAACCTGATCGACCCGAAGAAGTCCCCCGAGGAGGCCTGCGACACCGTCCTGGAGCGGCTGCACACGGACGACCGCAAGGACGACGTCGCCCTGCTGGTCGCCCGGTTCGACGGCGTCCCGCCGACCGAGGTCGCCACCTGGCGGCTGACGGTCGACCAGACCGAGGTCCGCCGGGCCCGCCGGCTGGTCCGCGAACAGCTCGCCGTCTGGCAGTTGACCGCGCTCACCGACACCGTGGAGCTGCTGGTCAGCGAGCTGGTCACGAACGCCGTCCGGGTGGCCCGCGCCGACGTCCAACTGCAGCTGATCCGGGTGGACAAACTGCTGGTCGAGGTCAGCGACGACAACCACAACCTGCCCTCGCTGGAGCCCGCCGAGTCGATGGACGAGAACGGGCGCGGGCTCAACCTGGTGAGCAAGCTCGCCGAGCGCTGGGGCACCGCCCGCAAGGCGGTCGGCAAGGTGGTCTGGTTCGAGATGGCCCTGCCGCGCAGCTGA